From a single Okeanomitos corallinicola TIOX110 genomic region:
- a CDS encoding ATP-binding protein, whose amino-acid sequence MFQATRRRLALWYTAVTAILLLLFATGVYLYVRSTLVERIDDTLNHVVEVVERSLVIEPVNFQANKLRVNIEASFRNNADNGEDDRIDLEWFSPTGELQWSTFSEPLHIPIHGHRIGETVRLVGMGGWGDSELLLRQVTHRVEMGRQVLGYLRVSHPWFEVTKPSRQLIFDLALGSGLMVLSVAASGWFLSGKAMEPVGESYQRLKQFTADASHELRSPIALIQTNVQVALADLDLESSNISDYRQQLRLIERITQRLGRLVNDLLFLARQDSGISQDVFSSCPLDALLIEVVEEQQVLAKEKAITLTLNLVDPPLELDPELQENWLTLIGNWDELVRLFTNLIGNALQYTPTQGSVEVELQRLVGIRYSVSYLQIKISDTGVGIPGESLPQLFDRFYRVDPARTHQGRESQKITTGSGLGLAIAQAIVEHHQGQIQVDSIVGKGTTFTVILPVSFD is encoded by the coding sequence ATGTTTCAAGCAACCCGTCGCCGTCTTGCCCTTTGGTACACTGCTGTTACTGCTATCTTACTACTCTTGTTTGCCACTGGAGTATATTTATATGTCCGCAGCACCCTGGTAGAAAGAATTGACGATACCTTAAATCATGTAGTGGAAGTAGTAGAAAGATCCCTGGTGATTGAACCTGTTAACTTCCAAGCTAATAAATTGCGGGTAAATATAGAAGCCAGTTTTCGTAATAATGCGGATAACGGCGAAGATGACCGGATTGACCTAGAATGGTTTAGCCCCACCGGTGAATTACAGTGGTCTACTTTTTCTGAACCGTTGCATATTCCCATTCATGGTCATCGTATTGGTGAAACCGTGCGCTTAGTGGGAATGGGGGGATGGGGAGACTCAGAACTGTTATTAAGACAAGTTACCCATCGAGTAGAAATGGGAAGACAGGTTTTAGGATATCTGCGTGTTAGTCATCCTTGGTTTGAGGTTACTAAACCCAGTCGTCAGTTAATTTTTGATTTAGCTTTGGGTAGTGGTTTAATGGTGCTTTCAGTAGCTGCAAGTGGTTGGTTTCTTTCTGGTAAAGCGATGGAACCGGTGGGGGAGTCTTATCAACGTCTCAAGCAGTTTACCGCTGATGCTTCCCATGAACTGAGAAGTCCTATTGCTTTAATACAGACTAATGTCCAAGTGGCACTGGCTGATTTAGACTTAGAATCTAGTAATATTTCTGATTATCGTCAACAATTAAGGTTAATAGAAAGAATAACTCAGCGTTTGGGTAGATTAGTCAATGATTTATTATTTCTAGCACGACAAGATAGTGGAATTAGTCAAGATGTTTTTTCTTCTTGTCCCTTGGATGCTTTACTGATAGAAGTGGTGGAAGAACAACAAGTTTTAGCTAAAGAGAAAGCTATTACCCTCACTCTCAATTTAGTTGATCCTCCCTTAGAACTAGATCCAGAGTTACAAGAAAATTGGCTAACTTTAATAGGGAATTGGGATGAATTAGTGAGATTATTTACAAATTTAATTGGTAATGCTTTGCAATATACACCTACCCAGGGAAGTGTAGAGGTGGAATTACAGCGACTTGTAGGAATTCGTTACAGTGTTTCTTATTTACAAATTAAAATCAGTGATACGGGAGTTGGTATTCCTGGTGAGTCCTTACCTCAGTTATTTGACAGATTTTACCGTGTAGATCCAGCGCGTACCCATCAAGGTCGGGAAAGTCAGAAAATTACCACTGGTTCTGGTTTGGGTTTAGCGATCGCTCAAGCTATTGTAGAACATCATCAAGGTCAAATCCAAGTTGATAGTATTGTTGGGAAAGGTACTACTTTTACTGTGATTTTACCAGTTAGTTTTGACTAG
- a CDS encoding DUF2267 domain-containing protein has protein sequence MPIAIRNDITYTLLKKIKETGEGMHEVHFHQNDFPSHRITISDFLGHLDYLNQKHYINAEFTGNAYATQADVPDLVHPQEFDLRIANTLGAPDGPLPHLITFKKAEMTEKGQKLLEKLEVNPPIISDEKQTIAIAEKDLPFLEKVMVKSGLSDIFDARDLTEVVFRVMRDLMTTEAADRVEAELHEAAEISEDKSLQLEIADLWHDTNPIVSFLSRIRPPLQPRGIFRGIDSDRFLFRVANEGGMPSNVNVEKVIKAVFSATKNELSAARIQEISTWLPDKIRQLWEQA, from the coding sequence ATGCCAATTGCGATTAGAAATGATATTACCTACACCTTACTAAAAAAAATCAAAGAAACTGGTGAAGGGATGCACGAGGTACATTTTCATCAAAATGATTTTCCCAGCCATAGAATTACAATATCTGATTTTTTGGGACATTTAGATTATTTAAACCAAAAGCATTATATTAATGCTGAGTTTACAGGTAATGCCTACGCAACGCAAGCAGATGTTCCTGATTTAGTTCATCCCCAAGAATTTGATTTGCGAATTGCTAATACTCTAGGCGCACCGGATGGACCTTTACCGCATTTAATAACTTTTAAAAAAGCGGAAATGACAGAAAAAGGACAAAAGCTATTAGAGAAATTAGAAGTTAATCCCCCAATCATTTCAGATGAGAAACAAACAATTGCTATTGCCGAAAAAGATTTACCTTTTTTAGAAAAAGTCATGGTTAAAAGTGGCTTATCAGATATTTTTGATGCCAGAGATTTAACGGAAGTTGTTTTTCGGGTCATGCGGGATTTAATGACTACGGAAGCTGCTGATAGAGTAGAAGCAGAACTACATGAAGCGGCAGAAATAAGTGAAGATAAATCTCTGCAATTAGAAATTGCTGATTTGTGGCATGATACTAACCCAATTGTATCATTTTTAAGCCGGATACGTCCACCTTTACAACCGAGAGGAATCTTTAGAGGAATTGATAGCGATCGCTTTTTATTCCGAGTCGCAAATGAAGGGGGAATGCCTAGTAATGTCAATGTAGAAAAGGTAATTAAAGCTGTATTTTCTGCCACAAAAAATGAACTATCAGCAGCAAGAATTCAAGAAATTTCTACTTGGTTACCTGATAAAATTCGCCAACTTTGGGAACAAGCATAA
- a CDS encoding chromosome segregation ATPase — MTERDISNNWSPTRARKPDQSTQLSRTPEVGTTQSSGVPATGYNLKSVTQQQDKNSETLPTNHSEPKFNINGIVEKLPRWMKSWVLWSIVLTVVPSGIGFISMSMLLKLPSAPNCPQIFWPLASASVRLHCASLAASKQNVNDLLQAIALVRDLPKDHPLRGQINDLLEEWSRDILQLADQSFQSGNLDEAIATARQIPENLEARSIVEEQITKWQSIWSKAEEIYQKSETELQERRWQSAFMLSAKLLRVNNRYWSTTKYDELNNIIVTAREDGDKLDQAESLARRRSVDNLLEAIKLANSISSNSYLHQKAQELIPDFGRKILDLAEARMKRRDADRALEIARQIPSIPSLQSEIDDFIVLGEAKRSAWVGTVTGLEVAISQAQQIDASREIYNQAQELISRWQIEIEDVSRLDKARNLASQGTINYLNAAISEAQMIPNNNPRAQEARTEMSRWRSQVESIEDQPFLDRAEQMALLVDPVSLQAAIAEASQIRSGRALYPAAQKKIKNWTAQIQRIQDQPYLDEARMAASSGDLNTAISKARRLANSGRALAGEAQTDIDSWQEQIRARDNWRKARQVAVTGTPEALVEAIRLADQVSSRNILRMDVNVAIDQWSQQILQIAISQSTSDITRGIETARLVPRGSSAYTDAQQQIRTWKRFLMPPPAPVATPDLLPTPSFTPVPITEQSSDPIDDNL, encoded by the coding sequence ATGACAGAACGGGATATTTCAAATAATTGGTCTCCAACCAGAGCTAGAAAGCCGGATCAAAGTACACAATTATCCCGAACTCCAGAAGTCGGGACAACTCAATCATCTGGTGTCCCAGCTACTGGTTACAACTTAAAATCAGTGACGCAACAACAAGATAAAAATTCAGAAACCTTGCCCACAAATCACTCAGAGCCAAAATTTAACATCAACGGTATAGTTGAAAAATTGCCTCGTTGGATGAAAAGTTGGGTATTGTGGTCAATAGTATTAACTGTAGTTCCTAGTGGCATAGGATTTATTTCTATGTCTATGCTGCTCAAACTACCATCAGCACCCAATTGTCCACAAATATTTTGGCCGTTAGCCAGTGCTTCAGTGAGGTTACATTGTGCTTCCCTAGCGGCTTCTAAGCAAAATGTCAATGATTTACTGCAAGCGATCGCCTTAGTCCGAGATTTACCCAAGGATCACCCACTCAGAGGGCAGATTAATGATTTGCTGGAAGAGTGGTCTAGGGATATTCTCCAGTTAGCCGATCAGAGTTTTCAATCTGGGAACTTGGATGAGGCGATCGCTACTGCTAGACAAATTCCTGAAAACCTAGAAGCTCGCAGCATAGTCGAAGAGCAAATTACCAAATGGCAATCCATCTGGTCAAAAGCAGAGGAAATTTACCAGAAATCAGAAACAGAACTACAAGAAAGACGTTGGCAATCAGCTTTTATGCTCTCAGCCAAACTTTTACGGGTCAATAATAGATATTGGTCAACAACAAAATATGATGAACTAAATAATATTATTGTCACAGCCAGGGAAGATGGCGATAAACTTGATCAAGCTGAAAGTTTAGCTAGAAGACGTTCAGTAGATAACTTACTAGAAGCGATTAAATTAGCCAACTCCATTAGTTCCAATAGTTATCTACATCAAAAAGCCCAAGAGTTGATTCCTGATTTTGGCCGCAAAATCCTGGACTTGGCCGAAGCGAGAATGAAACGACGAGATGCCGATAGAGCTTTAGAAATAGCTAGACAAATTCCCTCAATTCCGTCATTACAATCAGAAATTGATGATTTCATTGTTTTGGGTGAAGCAAAACGCAGTGCTTGGGTAGGTACAGTTACTGGTTTAGAAGTAGCCATTTCCCAAGCTCAACAAATAGACGCTTCTAGGGAAATATACAATCAAGCACAGGAATTAATTAGTCGTTGGCAAATAGAAATTGAAGATGTTTCTCGCTTAGATAAAGCTAGAAATCTAGCTAGTCAAGGTACAATAAATTATTTAAATGCGGCTATTTCCGAAGCCCAAATGATTCCCAACAATAACCCCCGCGCTCAAGAAGCTAGAACAGAAATGAGCCGCTGGCGTTCACAGGTAGAATCTATAGAAGATCAACCTTTTTTAGACCGGGCTGAACAAATGGCTCTCTTAGTAGATCCCGTCTCCCTACAAGCAGCGATCGCCGAAGCCAGTCAAATCCGCTCTGGTCGTGCATTATATCCAGCAGCACAGAAAAAAATTAAGAACTGGACAGCGCAAATACAACGCATCCAAGACCAACCTTACCTAGACGAAGCTAGGATGGCCGCATCTAGTGGAGATTTGAATACCGCAATTAGTAAAGCTCGAAGATTAGCCAATTCTGGCAGGGCGCTCGCAGGTGAAGCACAAACAGATATTGATTCTTGGCAAGAACAAATTCGTGCTAGAGACAACTGGAGAAAAGCTAGACAAGTAGCCGTTACTGGTACACCAGAAGCTTTAGTAGAAGCCATCCGGTTAGCTGATCAAGTATCTAGCCGTAACATCCTCCGCATGGATGTCAACGTAGCAATTGATCAATGGAGTCAGCAAATCTTACAAATAGCAATTTCTCAAAGCACATCTGATATTACTAGAGGTATTGAGACAGCTAGGTTAGTTCCTCGTGGTAGTTCAGCTTATACAGATGCTCAACAACAAATCCGAACTTGGAAAAGATTTTTGATGCCACCACCAGCACCCGTAGCAACCCCGGACTTACTACCTACGCCATCATTTACTCCAGTACCGATAACGGAACAATCTTCAGATCCCATAGACGACAATTTGTAG
- the hslO gene encoding Hsp33 family molecular chaperone HslO: MADQLIRATAAGGGIRAVGVLTTRLTEEARVRHKLSYVATAALGRTMSAGLLMASSMKRHGSRVNVRVKGDGPLGGILVDAGLDGTVRGYVQNPSVELPPNAKGKLDVGGAVGNGYLYVVRDIGYGYPYSSTVQLVSGEIGDDIAHYLVSSEQTPSALVLGVFVGSEGVTAAGGILIQVLPKAARDEALVATLESRVSALSGFTPLLQAGKTLPEIFHDLLGDMELSIFSDTQMLRFHCGCSFEKVLGALKILGEAELEDMMIKDDGAEATCDFCGNVYQANSEHLNQLIVDLRTEASSSSQV, from the coding sequence ATGGCAGATCAACTAATTAGAGCGACAGCAGCCGGTGGAGGAATTAGAGCGGTGGGAGTATTAACCACACGTTTAACCGAAGAAGCACGGGTGCGCCATAAGCTATCTTACGTAGCCACAGCAGCATTGGGAAGAACAATGTCCGCAGGGTTACTAATGGCTTCCAGCATGAAACGTCATGGTTCTAGGGTGAATGTGCGAGTCAAAGGGGATGGACCACTGGGTGGTATATTAGTAGACGCAGGTTTGGATGGTACAGTTAGAGGTTATGTACAAAATCCATCCGTAGAACTACCTCCCAATGCCAAAGGTAAACTAGATGTTGGTGGTGCTGTGGGTAACGGCTACCTCTACGTTGTCAGAGACATTGGTTATGGATATCCTTACTCTAGTACGGTTCAATTAGTTTCTGGAGAAATTGGTGACGATATAGCTCATTATCTGGTAAGTTCAGAGCAAACACCTTCAGCTTTAGTTTTGGGTGTATTTGTAGGATCAGAAGGTGTGACTGCTGCTGGAGGGATACTCATACAAGTTTTACCAAAAGCTGCCAGAGATGAAGCCTTAGTCGCCACATTAGAATCACGGGTTTCTGCTTTATCGGGGTTTACGCCATTATTACAAGCTGGGAAAACCTTACCGGAAATTTTTCATGATCTTTTAGGAGATATGGAATTAAGCATTTTCTCAGACACTCAAATGTTGCGCTTTCATTGTGGTTGTTCCTTTGAAAAAGTTTTGGGAGCATTGAAAATATTAGGGGAAGCAGAACTAGAAGATATGATGATCAAAGATGATGGTGCAGAGGCAACTTGTGATTTTTGTGGCAATGTTTACCAAGCTAATAGTGAACACTTGAATCAACTAATTGTGGATTTACGAACGGAAGCATCATCATCTAGTCAAGTATAG
- a CDS encoding Uma2 family endonuclease: MFSSPLVLQMPASMTDDQFFEFCQLNGDLKIERNKFGEISIMPPTGSETGNRNFNLAGQLYVWSEKDGTGICFDSSTGFKLSTGAERSPDASWIKLERWNGLTPEQQKRFAPICPDFLIELRSATDSLQSLKDKMNEYMQEPGIQLGLLIDRQNRQVYVYRSGEVEECLESPDVVNCDSILPGFVLQMGKIW, translated from the coding sequence ATGTTTTCTTCTCCTTTGGTTTTACAAATGCCTGCTTCTATGACTGATGATCAATTTTTTGAGTTTTGTCAGTTAAATGGTGATTTGAAGATTGAAAGAAATAAGTTTGGGGAAATTTCTATTATGCCACCTACGGGTTCGGAAACAGGAAATCGTAATTTTAATCTTGCTGGACAGTTATATGTTTGGTCTGAAAAAGATGGGACGGGAATTTGTTTTGATTCTAGTACAGGTTTTAAACTTTCTACTGGTGCAGAACGTTCTCCTGATGCTAGTTGGATAAAGTTAGAAAGATGGAATGGTTTGACACCGGAACAGCAGAAAAGGTTTGCTCCTATTTGTCCTGATTTTTTAATTGAGTTACGTTCTGCTACTGATAGTTTACAATCTTTAAAGGATAAGATGAATGAATATATGCAAGAACCTGGTATACAGTTGGGGTTGTTAATTGACCGTCAAAATCGGCAGGTTTATGTTTATCGTTCTGGGGAAGTTGAGGAATGTTTGGAAAGTCCTGATGTTGTTAATTGTGATTCTATTTTACCTGGATTTGTTTTGCAGATGGGGAAGATTTGGTAG
- a CDS encoding transposase, whose amino-acid sequence MQVVERHIIQRNHPHYQEIDKLCFAAKNLYNYANFHIRQSFIFAQKYLDYNCLAKQLKGTEPYQALPAKVAQQVLLGLHRNWLSFFAAIKAYAEDKSKFLGRPKLPKYKHKEKGRHLLVYTAQAVSKPKMKSGLIHLSQTQIHIPTKVDYCYLNQVRIVPKIDHYVVEVVYEKEETDYGLDSNAIAAIDLGIDNLATLTSNQPGFTPVLVSGRIIKSINRYYNQRKANLQSLLPAHQKTSKRLQSLTKKRNFRVDDYLHKASRLIINHLVKCGIGTLVIGQNSLWKQNGNLGSRNNQNFVCIPHTRFVQQLSYKAKLVGINVLVSEESYTSVASFLDQDVIPTYGKVDSKEVKFSGRRIKSKLYRAGNGLFIHADVNGSLNILRKVVPTAFSLGIGGVVVRPVGVIPGQRKA is encoded by the coding sequence ATGCAAGTAGTCGAGCGGCATATCATTCAAAGAAATCATCCCCATTATCAGGAGATTGATAAATTATGTTTTGCTGCCAAAAACCTCTACAATTATGCTAACTTTCACATTCGCCAAAGTTTCATCTTTGCTCAAAAATATCTTGACTACAATTGTTTAGCAAAACAATTAAAAGGGACAGAACCATACCAGGCCTTACCAGCCAAAGTAGCCCAACAAGTATTATTAGGACTACATCGCAACTGGTTAAGTTTTTTTGCAGCAATTAAAGCTTATGCAGAAGATAAATCCAAATTTTTAGGTAGACCCAAATTACCTAAATATAAACACAAAGAAAAAGGTAGACATTTATTAGTTTATACAGCCCAAGCAGTGAGTAAACCCAAAATGAAATCTGGGTTGATTCATCTGTCACAAACACAGATTCACATTCCTACAAAAGTAGATTATTGTTATCTAAATCAAGTAAGAATTGTCCCCAAGATTGACCATTATGTAGTAGAAGTTGTCTATGAAAAAGAGGAAACAGATTATGGTTTAGACAGTAATGCTATAGCAGCGATTGATTTAGGCATAGATAATCTAGCAACCTTAACATCAAACCAGCCGGGATTTACACCAGTTCTGGTTTCCGGGCGGATTATCAAATCAATTAATCGTTATTATAATCAAAGAAAAGCCAATTTACAATCTTTACTACCTGCACATCAAAAGACCTCTAAACGATTACAAAGTTTAACTAAAAAACGGAATTTTCGAGTAGATGATTATCTGCATAAAGCCAGTCGCTTAATTATTAACCATTTAGTCAAGTGTGGGATTGGGACTTTAGTAATAGGTCAAAATTCCTTGTGGAAACAGAATGGGAATTTGGGCAGTAGAAATAATCAAAACTTTGTTTGTATTCCCCATACTCGATTTGTACAGCAGTTGAGTTATAAAGCGAAATTAGTGGGGATAAATGTATTGGTTTCTGAGGAGTCTTACACTTCTGTAGCTTCTTTTTTAGACCAAGATGTGATTCCTACTTATGGCAAAGTTGACTCGAAAGAAGTTAAATTTAGTGGTCGCAGAATCAAAAGTAAACTTTATAGAGCAGGTAATGGTTTATTCATTCATGCTGATGTCAATGGTAGTTTGAATATTTTACGAAAAGTAGTCCCGACAGCTTTTAGTCTAGGGATAGGGGGCGTTGTAGTTCGCCCCGTCGGGGTTATTCCCGGCCAACGAAAGGCATGA